The Pseudomonadota bacterium genome window below encodes:
- a CDS encoding transposase: MPRHPRVHLDGIPLHIVQRGHHREPCFFGEEDYLTYLHWLGEALKETRCSLHAYALMSTHVHLLLTPKRAAAVSKLIISADATCSISTGSLGVRARSGRAATSPHSSRRRRICSPACVTSN, encoded by the coding sequence ATGCCCCGCCACCCGCGTGTTCACCTCGATGGAATACCCCTGCACATCGTGCAACGCGGCCACCACCGCGAGCCGTGCTTCTTTGGGGAAGAAGACTACTTGACCTACCTGCACTGGCTCGGTGAGGCTTTGAAGGAGACACGCTGTTCGCTACACGCCTATGCCCTCATGAGCACCCACGTGCACCTGCTCCTCACCCCCAAGAGAGCAGCGGCGGTATCGAAGCTCATCATCTCGGCCGACGCTACGTGCAGTATATCAACCGGAAGTCTCGGCGTACGGGCACGCTCTGGGAGAGCCGCTACAAGTCCTCACTCATCCAGGCGAAGACGTATCTGCTCACCGGCATGCGTTACATCGAACTGA